A single genomic interval of Celeribacter indicus harbors:
- a CDS encoding DsbE family thiol:disulfide interchange protein: MARISPLVALPPIAFVGLAALFIFGMGREDAEQLPSSQIGREAPSIAAVTPLGDLPVLEDPMLREGGVKLVNYWASWCAPCRAEHPQLETLSEEGVTIYGINYKDEAPAALKFLDELGNPFAAVAQDEPGRTALEWGLYGVPETYVIDGEGRIRYRFAGPITVEIMEKYIRPEIARAAGE, translated from the coding sequence ATGGCTAGAATTTCTCCGCTCGTCGCCCTGCCGCCGATCGCCTTCGTCGGGCTTGCCGCGCTGTTCATCTTCGGGATGGGCCGCGAGGATGCCGAACAGCTTCCCTCCTCGCAGATTGGACGCGAGGCGCCCTCCATTGCCGCGGTCACCCCGCTGGGCGATCTGCCGGTGCTCGAGGATCCGATGCTGCGCGAGGGCGGGGTGAAGCTCGTGAACTACTGGGCGAGCTGGTGCGCGCCCTGCCGGGCCGAACATCCCCAGCTCGAGACGCTTTCGGAGGAGGGCGTGACGATCTACGGCATCAACTACAAGGACGAGGCCCCCGCCGCGCTCAAGTTCCTCGACGAGCTCGGCAATCCCTTTGCGGCCGTGGCGCAGGACGAGCCGGGGCGCACCGCGCTCGAATGGGGGCTCTATGGCGTGCCGGAAACCTATGTGATCGACGGGGAGGGGCGGATCCGGTACCGCTTCGCCGGGCCGATCACGGTGGAGATCATGGAGAAATACATCCGGCCGGAGATCGCCAGGGCGGCCGGGGAATAG
- a CDS encoding O-acetylhomoserine aminocarboxypropyltransferase/cysteine synthase family protein: MTEKTLGFDTLQVHAGTEPDPATGARQVPIYQTTAYVFRDADHAAKLFNLEEVGYIYSRLTNPTVAALQNRIAALEGGAGAICCSSGHAAQIMALFPLMAPGRNIVASTRLYGGTLTQFTQTFKRFGWTAKLVDFDDFDAVRAAIDEDTRAIFCESLANPTGAIMDLDALGEIAGNHGVPLVVDNTSATPYLCNPIRHGATLVVHSTTKYLTGNGTVMGGAIVDSGTFDWSASDKFPSLSEPEPAYHGLDFHETFGSLAFTFHGIAVGLRDLGMTMNPQAAHYTLLGIETLSLRMARHVQNAREIASWLDGDDRIESVTYSGLPASPYHDRMTRICPRGAGGLFTVALKDGYDACVEAVSKLKLFSHVANLGDTRSLVIHPASTTHRQLEEAEQIKAGAAPNVLRLSIGIEDANDLIADLDQALG; this comes from the coding sequence ATGACGGAAAAGACACTCGGTTTCGACACGCTCCAGGTCCATGCGGGCACGGAGCCCGACCCGGCCACCGGCGCGCGGCAGGTGCCGATCTACCAGACCACCGCCTATGTGTTCCGCGATGCCGATCACGCCGCGAAACTCTTCAACCTCGAGGAGGTGGGCTATATCTATTCGCGCCTGACGAATCCGACCGTCGCGGCGCTCCAGAACCGCATCGCCGCGCTCGAGGGCGGCGCCGGCGCGATCTGCTGTTCCTCGGGCCATGCCGCGCAGATCATGGCGCTGTTCCCGCTGATGGCGCCGGGGCGCAATATCGTCGCCTCCACCCGGCTCTACGGCGGCACGCTCACGCAGTTCACCCAGACCTTCAAACGCTTCGGCTGGACCGCGAAGCTCGTCGATTTCGACGATTTCGACGCAGTGCGCGCGGCCATCGACGAGGACACGCGGGCGATCTTCTGCGAAAGCCTCGCCAACCCGACCGGGGCGATCATGGATCTCGACGCGCTGGGGGAGATCGCCGGGAACCACGGCGTGCCGCTCGTCGTCGACAACACCTCCGCCACGCCCTACCTGTGCAACCCGATCCGGCACGGGGCGACGCTCGTGGTCCATTCGACCACGAAATACCTCACCGGCAACGGCACGGTGATGGGCGGCGCGATCGTCGACAGCGGCACGTTCGACTGGTCGGCCTCCGACAAGTTCCCCTCCCTCTCCGAACCCGAGCCCGCCTATCACGGGCTCGACTTCCACGAGACCTTCGGATCGCTCGCCTTCACCTTCCACGGCATCGCCGTGGGGCTGCGCGACCTCGGCATGACGATGAACCCGCAGGCGGCGCATTACACGCTTCTGGGGATCGAGACGCTGTCGCTGCGCATGGCGCGCCATGTCCAGAACGCGCGCGAGATCGCGAGCTGGCTCGACGGCGACGACCGGATCGAGAGCGTGACCTATTCCGGCCTGCCCGCCTCCCCCTATCACGACCGCATGACCCGCATCTGTCCGCGCGGCGCCGGCGGGCTGTTCACCGTCGCGCTCAAGGACGGCTACGATGCCTGCGTGGAGGCCGTGTCGAAGCTGAAGCTCTTCAGCCATGTCGCCAATCTCGGCGACACGCGCTCGCTGGTGATCCACCCGGCCTCCACGACGCACCGCCAGCTCGAGGAAGCCGAACAGATCAAGGCCGGCGCCGCCCCGAACGTGCTGCGCCTGTCGATCGGGATCGAGGATGCGAACGACCTGATCGCGGATCTCGACCAGGCGCTCGGCTGA
- the arsC gene encoding arsenate reductase (glutaredoxin) (This arsenate reductase requires both glutathione and glutaredoxin to convert arsenate to arsenite, after which the efflux transporter formed by ArsA and ArsB can extrude the arsenite from the cell, providing resistance.) — protein MVTIYHNPRCTKSRETLKLLEEAGVEPEVVLYLETPASRAKLAEFVARSGRPAGDFLRPQEAEAKEIGLTKASDPEAILDAIAAHPRLMERPVVETEKGVALGRPPEAVRDVL, from the coding sequence ATGGTCACGATCTATCACAATCCGCGATGCACGAAGTCGCGCGAGACGCTGAAACTGCTCGAGGAGGCGGGGGTGGAGCCCGAGGTGGTGCTCTATCTCGAAACGCCGGCGAGCCGCGCGAAGCTCGCGGAATTCGTTGCCCGCTCGGGGCGTCCCGCAGGCGATTTCCTGCGCCCGCAGGAGGCGGAGGCGAAGGAAATCGGCCTCACGAAGGCCTCCGATCCCGAGGCGATCCTCGACGCGATCGCGGCGCATCCCCGGCTCATGGAACGGCCGGTGGTGGAAACGGAGAAGGGCGTCGCGCTCGGTCGTCCGCCGGAGGCGGTGCGCGACGTGCTCTGA
- the acnA gene encoding aconitate hydratase AcnA, protein MTVVVGQDTAKTRRELSVNGKTFAYYSIPAAQEAGFGDFSKLPASLKVVLENILRFEDDGFSVSTDDIRAFGEWAAQGGKNPREIAYRPARVLMQDFTGVPAVVDLAAMRDGIKALGGDAKKINPLVPVDLVIDHSVMIDEFGNPRAFQMNVDREYERNMERYQFLKWGQTAFENFRVVPPGTGICHQVNLEYLAQTVWTDTDQDGVELAYPDTLVGTDSHTTMVNGAAVLGWGVGGIEAEAAMLGQPISMLIPEVVGFKLTGSMIEGTTGTDLVLKVVEMLRKHGVVGKFVEFYGEGLDNLPLAQRATIANMAPEYGATCGFFPIDDETLRYLRQTGRDEDRIALVEAYAKENGFWRGADYAPIYSSTLELDMGDIVPAISGPKRPQDYLPLTQAAPAFMNVVNEYRGIDTGAAAEAMEAEGPTPAEDECNDPRKSQPVKGQDYALRDGSVVIASITSCTNTSNPYVLIGAGLVARKARALGLDRKPWVKTSLAPGSQVVTEYLEAAGLQEDLDAIGFNLVGYGCTTCIGNSGPIAPELSEAIAEGDLIATSVLSGNRNFEGRISPDVRANYLASPPLVVAYALAGDMNIDLTSEPLGQDRDGKDVFLKDIWPTDAEIAELVDRVVTREAFLKKYADVFKGDEKWQAVDVSGGETYDWPPASTYIQNPPYFQGMSREKGEIRDIENAKVLLILGDMVTTDHISPAGSFKESTPAGRYLVERQVPVREFNSYGSRRGNHEVMMRGTFANIRIRNEMLDGVEGGYTKGPDGQQTSVYDASMAYQDQGTPLVVFGGEQYGAGSSRDWAAKGTALLGVKAVIAENFERIHRSNLVGMGVIPFEFTDGDTRKSLGLTGDETVTITGLDTVKPLEVVECHITYGDGTQKTIKVKCRIDTAPEIEYIENGGVLHYVLRNLAKA, encoded by the coding sequence ATGACTGTTGTTGTCGGTCAAGATACCGCCAAGACCCGCCGCGAACTCTCCGTGAACGGAAAGACGTTCGCCTATTACTCGATCCCTGCCGCGCAGGAGGCGGGCTTCGGAGATTTCTCGAAGCTCCCCGCGTCTCTCAAGGTGGTGCTCGAAAACATCCTGCGTTTCGAGGATGACGGCTTCTCCGTGTCGACCGACGACATCAGGGCGTTCGGCGAATGGGCCGCGCAAGGGGGCAAGAACCCGCGCGAGATCGCCTATCGCCCGGCCCGCGTGCTGATGCAGGACTTCACCGGCGTGCCCGCCGTCGTCGACCTCGCCGCGATGCGCGACGGGATCAAGGCGCTCGGCGGCGACGCGAAGAAGATCAACCCGCTCGTGCCCGTCGATCTGGTGATCGACCACTCGGTGATGATCGACGAATTCGGCAATCCCCGCGCCTTCCAGATGAACGTGGACCGCGAATACGAGCGCAACATGGAGCGCTACCAGTTCCTCAAATGGGGCCAGACCGCGTTCGAGAACTTCCGCGTCGTGCCGCCGGGCACCGGCATCTGCCACCAGGTGAACCTCGAATACCTCGCCCAGACGGTCTGGACCGACACCGACCAGGACGGCGTCGAGCTGGCCTATCCCGACACGCTCGTCGGCACCGACAGCCATACCACCATGGTCAACGGCGCGGCCGTGCTCGGCTGGGGTGTCGGCGGGATCGAGGCGGAGGCGGCGATGCTCGGCCAGCCGATCTCCATGCTGATCCCCGAGGTCGTGGGCTTCAAGCTGACCGGCTCCATGATTGAGGGCACCACCGGCACCGACCTCGTGCTCAAGGTCGTCGAAATGCTCCGCAAGCACGGCGTCGTGGGCAAGTTCGTCGAATTCTACGGCGAGGGCCTCGACAACCTGCCGCTGGCGCAGCGCGCCACCATCGCCAACATGGCGCCCGAATACGGCGCGACCTGCGGCTTCTTCCCGATCGACGACGAGACCCTGCGCTACCTGCGCCAGACCGGCCGTGACGAGGACCGCATCGCGCTGGTCGAAGCCTATGCCAAGGAAAACGGCTTCTGGCGCGGCGCCGATTACGCGCCGATCTATTCCTCCACGCTCGAGCTCGACATGGGCGACATCGTGCCCGCGATCTCCGGCCCGAAACGGCCGCAGGACTATCTGCCGCTGACCCAGGCCGCCCCGGCCTTCATGAATGTCGTGAACGAGTATCGCGGCATCGACACCGGCGCGGCCGCCGAGGCGATGGAAGCCGAGGGCCCGACCCCGGCGGAGGACGAATGCAACGACCCGCGCAAGTCCCAACCGGTCAAGGGCCAGGACTACGCGCTGCGCGACGGCTCGGTGGTGATCGCCTCGATCACCTCCTGCACCAACACCTCGAACCCCTATGTGCTCATCGGCGCGGGTCTCGTGGCGCGCAAGGCGCGCGCCCTCGGCCTTGACCGCAAGCCCTGGGTCAAGACCTCCCTCGCCCCCGGCTCGCAGGTCGTGACCGAATATCTCGAGGCGGCGGGCCTTCAGGAGGATCTCGACGCCATCGGCTTCAACCTCGTGGGCTACGGCTGCACCACCTGCATCGGCAACTCCGGCCCGATCGCGCCGGAACTGTCCGAAGCCATCGCCGAGGGCGACCTGATCGCGACCTCGGTGCTCTCGGGCAACCGCAACTTCGAGGGCCGCATCTCTCCCGACGTGCGCGCCAACTACCTCGCTTCGCCGCCGCTCGTCGTGGCCTATGCGCTCGCCGGCGACATGAACATCGACCTGACCTCCGAACCGCTCGGACAGGACAGGGACGGCAAGGACGTCTTCCTCAAGGACATCTGGCCGACCGATGCCGAGATCGCGGAACTGGTCGACCGGGTCGTGACCCGCGAGGCCTTCCTCAAGAAATATGCGGATGTCTTCAAGGGCGACGAGAAATGGCAGGCCGTGGACGTCTCCGGCGGGGAAACCTATGACTGGCCGCCCGCCTCGACCTATATCCAGAACCCGCCCTATTTCCAGGGCATGTCCAGGGAGAAGGGCGAGATCCGCGATATCGAGAACGCCAAGGTGCTGCTGATCCTCGGCGACATGGTCACCACCGACCACATCTCCCCGGCCGGCTCCTTCAAGGAAAGCACGCCTGCGGGCCGGTATCTGGTCGAACGCCAGGTGCCCGTGCGCGAGTTCAACTCCTATGGCTCGCGCCGCGGCAACCACGAGGTGATGATGCGCGGCACCTTCGCCAACATCCGCATCCGCAACGAGATGCTGGACGGGGTCGAAGGCGGCTACACGAAGGGTCCGGACGGCCAACAGACCTCGGTCTACGACGCCTCGATGGCCTATCAGGATCAGGGCACCCCGCTCGTCGTCTTCGGCGGCGAACAATACGGTGCCGGCTCCTCGCGCGACTGGGCCGCGAAAGGCACGGCGCTCCTCGGCGTCAAGGCCGTGATCGCGGAGAATTTCGAACGGATCCACCGCTCCAACCTCGTCGGCATGGGCGTCATCCCGTTCGAATTCACCGACGGCGACACCCGCAAGTCGCTCGGCCTCACCGGCGACGAAACGGTGACGATCACCGGGCTCGACACGGTCAAGCCGCTCGAGGTCGTGGAGTGCCACATCACCTATGGCGACGGCACGCAGAAGACGATCAAGGTCAAGTGCCGCATCGATACCGCGCCGGAGATCGAATATATCGAGAACGGCGGCGTGCTGCATTACGTGCTGCGCAACCTCGCCAAGGCGTGA
- a CDS encoding DUF1223 domain-containing protein: MLTTWRGGLAGLILTTSAGIVPAGLAADAAAPARGHATGPVIVELFTSQGCSSCPPADAMIAELATRDDVLPLSLHVDYWDYIGWRDGFAQPQFTERQKAYAHAAGKRTVYTPQMIVQGQETLVGTKPMRLADLIRAHADGAAAPVTLRAERKDGRLVVTAIPMGPLPGNLRFHLVRFDPHERVEIGRGENAGRVLDYFNIVTQWAPIADWNGKGPFSASLELPGEDRTAVILQTGGVGPIVAAVRAD, translated from the coding sequence ATGCTGACGACGTGGCGAGGCGGTCTGGCGGGGCTGATCCTGACGACGAGTGCAGGGATCGTGCCCGCGGGCCTTGCCGCGGATGCCGCGGCGCCCGCCAGGGGGCACGCAACCGGCCCGGTCATCGTCGAGCTCTTCACCTCGCAGGGCTGCTCGTCCTGCCCGCCCGCCGATGCGATGATCGCCGAACTGGCGACGCGCGACGATGTCCTGCCGCTGTCGCTGCATGTCGACTACTGGGATTACATCGGCTGGCGCGACGGCTTCGCGCAGCCGCAGTTCACCGAGCGCCAGAAAGCCTATGCCCATGCCGCGGGAAAGCGGACCGTCTACACGCCGCAGATGATCGTGCAGGGGCAGGAGACGCTCGTGGGGACGAAGCCGATGCGGCTCGCGGACCTGATCCGCGCCCATGCCGACGGCGCCGCCGCGCCGGTCACGCTGCGCGCCGAGCGCAAGGACGGCCGGCTCGTGGTGACGGCGATCCCGATGGGGCCTCTGCCCGGCAACCTGCGCTTTCACCTCGTGCGCTTCGATCCGCATGAGCGGGTGGAGATCGGTCGCGGCGAGAATGCGGGGCGGGTGCTCGACTATTTCAACATCGTGACCCAATGGGCGCCGATTGCCGACTGGAACGGCAAGGGTCCGTTTTCCGCAAGCCTCGAGCTGCCGGGAGAGGACCGTACGGCGGTCATCCTCCAGACCGGGGGCGTCGGGCCGATTGTCGCGGCGGTGCGCGCCGACTGA
- a CDS encoding lysophospholipid acyltransferase family protein, whose translation MKIRRGEIEGPLGHYLEDLAVRALLRLALALPYETRVRMMGWLVSRVIAPLAGYDRRVRDNLAHVMPELPEAEVRRLMRAVADNAGRTLIEIYSGRDFIARMKDVEFDGPGVAVLREARDTRRPVILLTGHFGNYDVPRAALIADGYDVGSLYNPMRNRFFNAHYVAAISKIGQPMFPRGRKGYAQLLKHLKSGGMIGFLVDVYMPSAPILSFFGKPARTALSAAELALKYDALLVPIYGVRQPDGLSFRVQVEAPVPHGTPEEMTQALNDSLEAITRQHMEQWFWIHRRWKPERIAKALAREAARAEAEAAELAAAEAEIDRDRG comes from the coding sequence ATGAAGATCAGGCGCGGAGAGATCGAGGGGCCGCTCGGCCATTACCTTGAGGACCTCGCCGTGCGGGCGCTCCTGCGCCTCGCGCTCGCCCTGCCCTACGAGACGCGCGTGCGGATGATGGGATGGCTCGTGTCGCGCGTGATCGCGCCGCTCGCGGGCTATGACCGGCGGGTGCGCGACAACCTCGCCCATGTGATGCCCGAGCTGCCGGAGGCGGAGGTGCGGCGGCTGATGCGCGCGGTGGCCGACAACGCCGGACGCACCCTGATCGAGATCTATTCGGGCCGGGATTTCATCGCCCGGATGAAGGACGTGGAGTTCGACGGGCCGGGCGTGGCGGTGCTGCGCGAAGCCCGCGACACGCGCCGTCCGGTGATCCTCCTGACCGGGCACTTCGGCAATTACGACGTACCGCGCGCGGCGCTCATCGCCGATGGCTACGACGTCGGCTCGCTCTACAACCCCATGCGCAACCGCTTCTTCAACGCCCATTACGTCGCCGCGATCTCCAAGATCGGCCAGCCGATGTTCCCGCGCGGGCGCAAGGGCTATGCGCAACTGCTCAAGCACCTGAAATCGGGCGGCATGATCGGCTTTCTCGTCGATGTCTACATGCCCTCCGCCCCGATCCTGTCGTTCTTCGGCAAGCCCGCGCGCACCGCGCTCTCCGCCGCCGAGCTCGCGCTCAAGTACGACGCGCTGCTCGTGCCGATCTACGGGGTGCGCCAGCCCGACGGGCTGAGCTTCCGGGTGCAGGTCGAGGCGCCGGTGCCGCACGGCACGCCGGAGGAGATGACCCAGGCGCTCAACGACAGTCTCGAGGCGATCACCCGGCAGCACATGGAGCAATGGTTCTGGATCCACCGCCGCTGGAAACCGGAGCGGATCGCGAAGGCGCTCGCGCGCGAGGCGGCACGGGCGGAGGCGGAGGCGGCGGAGCTCGCGGCGGCCGAGGCGGAGATCGACCGCGACCGCGGCTGA
- a CDS encoding DMT family transporter, with the protein MTAFARLPAQTRGILCLVAAVTVFSLMDATAKLLSAHIDTTQILWARYGGQLVLLSVLFAPRLPRILRTDHPRLQIARGLMQLTAAFCFFTALRDLGLAEATAIADLAPLLITLGAAVFLGERVGLRRVVGILLALAGALIVIRPGSSVFSPASLWPLGTAASLAGYALATRHIGPKESPLTGLIYSGLICTVIMSAIIPFRWLPPPPEAIAMMLGIGCIGALGQFLMLRAYAIAEASVVAPFTYAGLLAAAGWGLLLFGQVPDRPTVLGALVIVTAGLYVWHRERVAGNPPPVPPGEMGQP; encoded by the coding sequence ATGACCGCCTTTGCCCGCCTTCCCGCCCAGACCCGCGGCATACTCTGTCTCGTCGCCGCGGTGACGGTGTTTTCGCTGATGGATGCCACCGCCAAGCTGCTGAGCGCCCATATCGACACGACCCAGATCCTCTGGGCGCGCTATGGCGGGCAGCTCGTGCTGCTCTCGGTTCTCTTCGCCCCGCGCCTGCCCCGGATCCTGCGCACCGACCACCCGCGCCTGCAAATCGCGCGGGGGCTGATGCAGCTCACCGCCGCCTTCTGCTTCTTCACCGCGCTGCGGGACCTCGGCCTTGCCGAGGCGACCGCCATCGCCGATCTGGCGCCGCTGCTCATCACGCTCGGAGCGGCCGTGTTCCTCGGCGAACGGGTCGGCCTGCGCCGGGTCGTCGGCATCCTGCTCGCCCTCGCCGGGGCGCTGATCGTGATCCGTCCCGGCAGTTCCGTCTTCTCCCCCGCCTCGCTCTGGCCGCTCGGCACCGCCGCGAGCCTCGCGGGCTACGCGCTCGCCACGCGCCATATCGGCCCGAAGGAAAGCCCCCTCACCGGGCTGATCTATTCCGGGCTGATCTGCACCGTGATCATGAGCGCCATCATTCCCTTCCGCTGGCTGCCGCCGCCGCCCGAGGCCATCGCCATGATGCTCGGGATCGGCTGCATCGGCGCGCTCGGCCAGTTCCTGATGCTGCGCGCCTATGCCATCGCGGAGGCCTCGGTGGTCGCGCCCTTCACCTATGCCGGGCTCCTCGCCGCCGCCGGATGGGGGCTTTTGCTGTTCGGACAGGTGCCCGATCGGCCGACGGTCCTTGGCGCCCTTGTGATCGTGACGGCGGGCCTCTATGTCTGGCATCGCGAACGGGTCGCGGGCAATCCGCCGCCCGTGCCACCGGGAGAGATGGGGCAACCATGA
- a CDS encoding flagellar motor switch protein FliG, whose product MDGQPQFSQEPGAAGEAGGTGFPARLPRMPARLSKKAKAAIIVRLLAAQEVKLPLATFPEEMQVELAHQMTGLRYIDKATLAAVVEEFLAELEAIGLSFPGGLEGALSVLDGTISPTTASRLRKNAGVSLTGDPWERVAEVDVSRLLPILTEESVEIGAVLLSKLKVAKAAQLMSMLPGERARRVAYAISLTSGVSPEVVQRIGMSIAARLEAQPAQAFPDGPPERVGAILNFSSATTRDGVLEGLAQTDSDFAEEVRRNIFTYANIATRVDPRDISKIVRGVEQDVLIRALAGAQGEAAAASDFILSNMSKRMADSLREEIEALGQVKESEAEEAMNAVVAVVRDLETRGELFLLTGED is encoded by the coding sequence GTGGACGGACAGCCGCAGTTTTCGCAGGAGCCCGGAGCGGCGGGAGAGGCCGGAGGAACCGGCTTTCCCGCCCGCCTGCCCCGCATGCCTGCGCGCCTGTCGAAAAAGGCGAAGGCGGCGATCATCGTCCGCCTTCTCGCCGCGCAGGAGGTGAAGCTGCCGCTCGCCACCTTTCCGGAGGAGATGCAGGTCGAGCTCGCCCACCAGATGACCGGCCTGCGCTATATCGACAAGGCCACGCTCGCCGCCGTGGTGGAGGAATTCCTGGCCGAGCTGGAGGCGATCGGCCTGTCCTTCCCCGGCGGCCTGGAGGGCGCGCTGAGCGTGCTCGACGGCACGATCTCCCCCACCACCGCCTCCCGGCTGCGCAAGAATGCCGGGGTCTCGCTGACCGGCGACCCCTGGGAGCGGGTCGCGGAGGTCGACGTGAGCCGGCTCCTGCCCATCCTCACCGAGGAAAGCGTGGAGATCGGCGCGGTGCTTCTGTCGAAGCTGAAGGTCGCGAAGGCCGCGCAGCTCATGTCGATGCTGCCGGGCGAACGCGCCCGCCGCGTCGCCTATGCGATTTCCCTCACCTCCGGCGTCTCTCCCGAGGTGGTGCAGCGCATCGGCATGTCCATCGCCGCCCGGCTCGAGGCCCAGCCGGCGCAGGCCTTTCCCGACGGCCCGCCCGAACGCGTCGGCGCGATCCTCAACTTTTCCTCCGCCACCACCCGCGACGGCGTGCTCGAGGGGCTCGCGCAGACCGACAGCGACTTTGCGGAGGAGGTGCGCCGCAACATCTTCACCTATGCCAACATCGCGACCCGCGTCGACCCGCGCGACATCTCGAAGATCGTGCGCGGGGTCGAGCAGGACGTGCTGATCCGGGCGCTCGCCGGCGCGCAGGGCGAGGCCGCGGCGGCGAGCGACTTCATCCTGTCGAACATGTCGAAACGCATGGCCGACAGCCTGCGCGAGGAGATCGAGGCGCTCGGCCAGGTGAAGGAGAGCGAGGCGGAGGAGGCGATGAACGCCGTGGTCGCCGTCGTGCGCGACCTCGAGACGCGCGGGGAACTCTTCCTGCTGACGGGGGAGGATTGA
- the purB gene encoding adenylosuccinate lyase has translation MIPRYARKEMVDIWEPATKFRIWYEIEAHACDAQAKLGVIPQENADAVWKAKDVEFDVARIDEIEAVTKHDVIAFLTHLAEHVGAEEARFVHQGMTSSDVLDTTFNVQLVRAADILLADMDKVLAALKTRAYEHKDTVRIGRSHGIHAEPTTMGLTFARFYAELARGKARLEAARAEVATGAISGAVGTFANIDPAVEEHVCEKMDLRPEPISTQVIPRDRHAMFFATLGVIASSIENIAIEIRHMQRTEVLEAEEFFSKGQKGSSAMPHKRNPVLTENLTGLARLVRMAVVPAMENVALWHERDISHSSVERGIGPDTTVTLDFALNRLAGVIEKLVVYPENMLKNMNKFKGLVMSQRVLLALTQAGVSREDAYRLVQRNAMKVWEEGKDFREELLADADVRRALSEAEINEKFDLGYHTKHVDTIFRRVFGE, from the coding sequence ATGATCCCCCGCTACGCCCGCAAAGAGATGGTCGACATCTGGGAACCCGCCACGAAATTCCGGATCTGGTATGAGATCGAGGCCCATGCCTGCGACGCCCAGGCGAAGCTGGGCGTGATCCCGCAGGAAAACGCGGATGCGGTGTGGAAGGCGAAGGATGTCGAATTCGACGTGGCGCGGATCGACGAGATCGAGGCGGTGACGAAACATGACGTGATCGCCTTCCTCACCCATCTGGCCGAACATGTCGGCGCGGAGGAGGCGCGGTTCGTCCATCAGGGCATGACCAGCTCGGATGTCCTGGACACCACGTTCAACGTGCAGCTCGTGCGCGCCGCCGACATCCTTCTGGCCGACATGGACAAGGTTCTCGCCGCGCTGAAGACGCGCGCCTACGAGCACAAGGACACGGTGCGCATCGGCCGCTCGCACGGCATCCATGCCGAGCCGACCACGATGGGCCTGACCTTCGCGCGCTTCTACGCCGAGTTGGCCCGCGGCAAGGCACGGCTCGAAGCCGCCCGCGCGGAGGTGGCGACGGGCGCGATCTCCGGCGCGGTCGGCACGTTTGCCAATATCGACCCGGCGGTCGAGGAACATGTCTGCGAGAAGATGGACCTGCGCCCCGAGCCGATCAGCACGCAGGTCATCCCGCGCGACCGCCACGCGATGTTCTTCGCCACGCTGGGCGTGATCGCGTCGAGCATCGAGAACATCGCCATCGAGATCCGCCACATGCAGCGCACCGAGGTGCTCGAGGCCGAGGAATTCTTCTCGAAGGGCCAGAAGGGCAGTTCCGCCATGCCGCACAAGCGCAACCCGGTGCTGACCGAGAACCTGACCGGGCTCGCCCGTCTCGTGCGCATGGCCGTGGTGCCGGCGATGGAGAACGTGGCGCTCTGGCACGAGCGCGACATCTCCCACAGCTCGGTCGAACGCGGCATCGGCCCGGACACCACCGTGACGCTCGATTTCGCGCTGAACCGTCTGGCGGGCGTGATCGAGAAACTCGTGGTCTATCCCGAAAACATGCTGAAGAACATGAACAAGTTCAAGGGCCTGGTGATGTCCCAGCGGGTGCTGCTGGCCCTGACGCAGGCCGGCGTGTCGCGTGAGGACGCCTATCGGCTGGTGCAGCGCAATGCGATGAAGGTCTGGGAAGAGGGCAAGGATTTCCGCGAGGAATTGCTGGCCGACGCGGATGTGCGCCGCGCGCTCTCCGAGGCGGAGATCAACGAGAAATTCGATCTCGGCTACCACACGAAACATGTGGACACGATCTTCAGGCGGGTGTTCGGCGAATAA
- a CDS encoding GAF domain-containing protein — MFDFADPVLVALARDLHAALSPAGVVIVRARPDVIEVLASTGNPLGWSFGEQVAPGDTISHHVVEMDRELIIDDAFAHPLVRDSVSVTGCGVASYVGMPYHAEGRVIGVLALVDIHARVWEDWEIDTMRAAARRLDEMAETRAAPARGTGTGPGGTE; from the coding sequence ATGTTCGATTTCGCCGATCCGGTCCTCGTGGCACTGGCGAGGGATCTCCATGCCGCGCTGTCCCCCGCGGGGGTGGTGATCGTGCGCGCGCGGCCGGACGTCATCGAGGTTCTCGCGAGCACGGGAAACCCGCTCGGATGGAGTTTCGGCGAGCAGGTGGCGCCCGGCGACACGATCAGCCATCATGTCGTCGAGATGGACCGCGAACTGATCATCGACGATGCCTTCGCCCATCCGCTCGTGCGCGACAGCGTGTCGGTGACCGGGTGCGGGGTCGCCTCCTATGTCGGGATGCCCTATCATGCGGAGGGGCGCGTGATCGGCGTCCTGGCCCTGGTCGACATCCATGCCCGCGTCTGGGAAGACTGGGAGATCGACACGATGCGCGCGGCCGCCCGCCGTCTCGACGAGATGGCGGAGACACGGGCCGCTCCCGCCCGCGGCACAGGGACGGGGCCGGGCGGGACGGAATAG